From a single Brassica napus cultivar Da-Ae chromosome C9, Da-Ae, whole genome shotgun sequence genomic region:
- the LOC106401612 gene encoding probable plastid-lipid-associated protein 11, chloroplastic — protein MALALLASPPPPLGGFRRSFGTKCSLFAAHRAKRNLMDLISDQDRGLRTQKDAVKRDAIVNAIEAMAVIGGSSVTTGDSLSATWRLLWTTEKEQLFIIEKAGLFGTRAGEVLQVIDVRKGTLNNVITFPPDGVFFVRSDIDISSPQRVNFKFTSAVLRGSNWEIPLPPFGQGWFENVYMDGDIRVAKDIRGDYLVVDRAPLNWKE, from the exons ATGGCGCTCGCGCTGTTAGCATCTCCTCCACCTCCGCTCGGGGGGTTCCGTCGCAGTTTTGGAACAAAGTGTTCGCTCTTCGCCGCACATCGAGCCAAGCGGAACCTGATGGATCTCATCTCCGACCAGGACCGAGGTCTGAGAACCCAGAAAGACGCCGTGAAGCGAGATGCGATCGTGAATGCCATCGAGGCCATGGCGGTGATCGGGGGAAGCTCCGTCACCACAGGAGATTCGCTGTCTGCCACGTGGAGACTACTGTGGACGACTGAGAAAGAACAGCTGTTCATCATAGAGAAGGCGGGGTTGTTCGGCACGCGCGCAGGAGAGGTACTGCAGGTGATCGATGTGAGGAAAGGGACGCTCAACAACGTCATCACTTTCCCGCCCGACGGGGTTTTCTTTGTACGCTCCGATATCGACATCTCTTCCCCGCAGAGAGTCAATTTCAAATTCACTAGTGCGGTGTTGAGAGGAAGCAATTGGGAGATCCCACTCCCACCATTTGGCCAGGGCTG GTTTGAAAATGTGTATATGGATGGTGACATCAGAGTGGCCAAGGACATCAGAGGGGACTACTTAGTTGTTGATCGTGCTCCTTTAAACTGGAAAGAATGA